From a single Bacillus gobiensis genomic region:
- a CDS encoding antibiotic biosynthesis monooxygenase family protein, whose product MTSYANQVVLNIRFKVKAGKKEAFRKSLYSLVEVMSNEPTFINAIISDDIEKPDDLVIYEIWQGTKDSWLQEELPKPYRKKYEEVLGDLLEDRIISYLTPNGEWGSNLTNVSR is encoded by the coding sequence ATGACTAGCTATGCCAATCAAGTTGTTTTAAACATTCGTTTCAAAGTTAAAGCAGGCAAAAAAGAAGCTTTTCGAAAATCACTTTATTCACTTGTTGAAGTGATGTCAAACGAACCTACCTTTATAAATGCTATTATAAGTGATGATATTGAAAAACCAGATGATCTTGTAATTTATGAAATCTGGCAAGGTACAAAAGACAGTTGGTTACAGGAAGAATTGCCAAAGCCTTATCGAAAAAAATATGAAGAAGTTCTTGGTGATCTGCTTGAGGATAGAATAATAAGTTATTTAACCCCAAACGGAGAATGGGGAAGTAATTTAACGAATGTCAGTCGCTGA
- a CDS encoding IDEAL domain-containing protein → MKRNLLNTSPQPEVNGMNSELAEMVLNKALRDFRKEQIRKEIDQSLQNRNKEEFLRLTEELKNIS, encoded by the coding sequence ATGAAAAGGAATTTGCTTAATACATCACCACAACCTGAAGTAAACGGCATGAATTCTGAATTGGCTGAAATGGTGTTAAACAAAGCCCTTCGTGATTTCCGAAAAGAGCAAATCCGAAAAGAGATTGACCAGTCATTACAGAATCGAAACAAAGAAGAATTCCTGCGACTAACAGAGGAATTGAAGAATATTTCTTAA
- a CDS encoding HPP family protein translates to MKTKERTPMKALPENAVMGFLGGFLTIFVLMALSKFSGNTWIMAPFGASCVLAFSAWNVPFSQPRNIIGGHMISTLVGLIILSTIGDSLWAVALAVGLAIALMVITKTTHPPAGADPLVVILSKSQWSFLWFPSLFGALATVVIALIINNLHKERKYPTFWY, encoded by the coding sequence ATGAAAACGAAAGAAAGAACGCCAATGAAAGCTTTACCTGAAAATGCGGTCATGGGGTTTCTTGGGGGTTTTCTAACCATATTCGTTCTTATGGCGTTATCAAAGTTCTCCGGTAACACTTGGATCATGGCTCCTTTCGGGGCAAGTTGTGTCTTAGCCTTTAGCGCTTGGAATGTTCCGTTTTCCCAGCCGAGAAACATCATCGGGGGACATATGATTTCAACTCTCGTTGGGCTGATCATCCTTTCAACCATCGGTGATTCTTTATGGGCAGTGGCATTAGCTGTCGGTCTAGCGATAGCTTTGATGGTCATAACGAAAACGACCCACCCTCCTGCAGGAGCAGATCCTTTAGTTGTTATCCTCTCAAAAAGTCAGTGGAGTTTTTTATGGTTTCCTTCTTTATTTGGAGCTCTTGCAACCGTTGTCATCGCTCTAATAATAAATAATCTTCATAAAGAACGGAAATATCCTACGTTTTGGTACTAA
- a CDS encoding ABC transporter permease, which translates to MKAYIIKRFLYMIPTLLGASILIFFLYALTPGDFVDSNSSLTAERKAELKLLYGLDQSIIQRYFTWIGNVFTGDFGFSLQYQQPVSSLLSDYIWNSFIIAFASLILTWVVAIVIGVISATRQYSFFDSAVTLGVFAAMSLPSFFIGLLLIKIFAVDLNLFPAGGMSTTGSNATGFSYILQVLDHMFLPVVVLTMLSVGSLTRYFRTNMLEVVKQDFIRTARAKGLKEKVVIYRHALRNALLPAITLFGFELPALFSGAIVIERVFNWPGVGSIYMQAFTVRDYPLLMGFTMFIAVLTVVSNLLADLLYGAADPRVRVK; encoded by the coding sequence ATGAAGGCATACATTATCAAACGATTTCTCTATATGATTCCAACCCTGTTAGGTGCATCTATTCTAATCTTTTTTCTCTATGCATTAACGCCTGGAGATTTTGTGGATTCAAATTCCAGTCTGACAGCTGAGAGAAAGGCCGAGCTAAAATTGTTGTATGGGCTTGATCAGTCGATTATCCAGCGCTATTTCACTTGGATCGGTAATGTTTTTACAGGTGACTTCGGGTTCTCATTGCAATATCAACAGCCTGTCTCATCATTATTGTCTGATTACATATGGAATTCATTTATTATTGCTTTTGCATCCCTCATCTTAACATGGGTAGTAGCTATTGTGATTGGGGTTATTTCTGCGACAAGACAGTATTCTTTTTTTGATTCGGCAGTTACATTGGGTGTTTTCGCTGCAATGTCACTTCCATCCTTTTTTATAGGCCTGCTCTTAATAAAGATCTTTGCCGTCGATCTAAATCTATTCCCAGCTGGCGGAATGAGTACCACTGGCAGTAATGCTACCGGTTTTTCATACATTCTTCAGGTACTTGATCACATGTTTCTCCCAGTGGTCGTTTTGACAATGCTCAGCGTAGGTTCGCTTACCCGTTATTTTCGGACAAATATGCTTGAAGTTGTTAAACAGGATTTTATCAGAACAGCTAGAGCAAAGGGGTTAAAAGAAAAAGTAGTGATTTACAGACATGCCTTACGAAATGCATTACTACCAGCTATTACTTTGTTCGGTTTCGAATTGCCTGCTTTATTCAGTGGAGCTATTGTTATCGAACGGGTTTTTAATTGGCCCGGGGTAGGTTCTATTTATATGCAGGCATTTACTGTAAGAGACTATCCGCTTTTAATGGGATTTACAATGTTTATTGCTGTATTAACCGTAGTCAGCAACTTATTGGCAGACCTTTTATACGGAGCAGCAGACCCCAGGGTTCGAGTGAAATAG
- a CDS encoding peroxiredoxin-like family protein — MTKLFDEIRQFHESFEQKVLIENKRLIAQATKELAESNMAKGLSIGEQTPDFTLKDPTGVSITLYEELKKGPVILTFYRGGWCPYCNLELRAYQRVLKDITAAGGQLIAISPQTPDSSLTTKEKNELEFLVLSDTNGSVAENYNLIFKLPDYQIKIYKEYGADLTIHNGNDTWELPVPATYIIDRSGKIRFASVDPDFTKREEPTRMVELLKEVL, encoded by the coding sequence ATGACAAAATTATTTGATGAAATTCGGCAATTCCATGAAAGCTTTGAACAAAAAGTCTTGATCGAAAACAAAAGACTCATAGCACAAGCAACAAAAGAATTGGCCGAATCGAATATGGCAAAGGGATTATCGATTGGTGAACAAACGCCTGATTTTACATTAAAAGATCCCACAGGCGTTTCCATTACCCTTTATGAAGAATTGAAAAAAGGACCTGTCATCTTAACTTTCTATCGAGGCGGATGGTGTCCGTATTGCAATCTAGAATTAAGAGCTTACCAACGAGTATTAAAAGATATTACCGCAGCAGGAGGACAATTAATTGCTATTAGTCCTCAAACTCCTGATTCTTCACTCACGACGAAAGAAAAAAACGAGTTAGAATTTCTTGTTCTAAGTGATACGAACGGAAGCGTTGCTGAAAACTACAATTTAATATTTAAGCTACCTGATTATCAAATTAAAATTTATAAGGAATATGGTGCGGATCTAACAATCCATAACGGAAATGATACATGGGAGCTCCCAGTTCCAGCAACTTATATTATTGACCGATCAGGAAAAATTCGATTCGCGAGTGTAGATCCTGACTTTACAAAAAGAGAAGAGCCCACAAGAATGGTAGAATTGTTAAAAGAGGTTCTGTAA
- a CDS encoding dicarboxylate/amino acid:cation symporter, with amino-acid sequence MKENTSEQKPKKKLNLTYQVIIGIVLGILVGYFSKTWGIHLQILGTAFLNLIQMVIVPLVFPLIVLGIIGISNAKRFGKIAIKSLIYFEIVTTFLIVLGIVLGQVLSIGDNINVGNVDTSSLGGVAHSIDFKTFLLDIIPSNIFDAFASGNLLPIIFFASFLGFSLNAIGEKAKPVVSFFESWSQAMFKLVEYAISFAPVGVFGFLAYDVAKYGLHNLISLGQFVLIAYAAFLITAVILFPIISLIFRVPYIDLLKNIGDLLLLTFTTGSSGVVMPSVIERLQKFGASRSVTSFVVPLGYSFNLDGASIYISLAVIFISNAFHQTLGLGQIITIVLFLAIITKGIAAVPSAVVVVLLAASHQLGLPAEGVALLMAVDFFVNMGRSSLNVIGNSLATVIIAKSEKEFDYTPEKNKLSFEGK; translated from the coding sequence GTGAAAGAAAACACATCAGAGCAAAAACCAAAAAAGAAATTAAATTTAACATATCAAGTCATAATCGGCATTGTTTTAGGTATTTTAGTAGGATATTTTAGTAAAACATGGGGAATTCATTTACAAATATTAGGGACAGCTTTTTTAAACTTAATACAAATGGTTATTGTTCCACTTGTTTTCCCATTAATAGTTTTAGGCATTATTGGTATTAGCAATGCAAAAAGGTTTGGGAAAATTGCTATAAAATCATTAATTTATTTTGAAATTGTCACTACTTTTCTAATTGTTTTGGGAATCGTTCTTGGACAAGTGCTATCTATCGGAGACAATATTAACGTGGGAAATGTGGACACCTCTTCATTAGGGGGAGTTGCTCATAGTATAGACTTTAAGACTTTTCTTCTTGACATTATCCCTAGTAATATATTTGATGCTTTTGCTTCAGGAAATTTATTACCCATAATATTTTTTGCCTCTTTTCTAGGTTTTTCGTTAAATGCAATAGGTGAAAAAGCTAAACCAGTAGTTAGTTTCTTTGAATCATGGTCGCAAGCAATGTTTAAACTTGTAGAATATGCTATTTCATTTGCTCCTGTGGGGGTTTTTGGTTTTTTAGCCTATGACGTTGCAAAGTATGGATTACACAATCTTATTTCATTGGGACAATTTGTTTTAATAGCTTATGCTGCATTTCTGATAACCGCGGTGATATTGTTCCCCATTATTAGTTTGATATTTCGTGTCCCTTATATTGACTTATTAAAAAATATTGGAGATCTTCTTCTACTAACATTTACAACGGGCAGTTCGGGTGTTGTTATGCCTTCCGTTATTGAACGTTTGCAAAAATTTGGCGCCTCTCGTTCCGTGACATCTTTTGTGGTACCCCTGGGATATTCTTTTAATCTTGATGGCGCGTCTATTTACATTAGTTTAGCAGTCATTTTTATTTCAAATGCTTTTCATCAGACTTTAGGATTAGGACAAATTATTACGATCGTTTTATTTTTAGCCATCATTACTAAGGGAATCGCAGCTGTTCCATCGGCGGTCGTAGTTGTCTTATTAGCAGCCTCTCATCAACTTGGATTACCTGCAGAAGGAGTGGCTTTATTAATGGCAGTTGATTTCTTTGTAAATATGGGAAGATCCTCACTAAATGTGATTGGAAATTCCTTAGCCACTGTTATTATTGCTAAATCGGAAAAGGAATTTGATTATACTCCTGAAAAAAACAAGTTAAGCTTTGAAGGAAAATAA
- a CDS encoding GntR family transcriptional regulator, whose protein sequence is MRTYNTLSLIVDSELPIPINIQLKEQIKFLIKMEYVLPGDYLPTVNQLADQLTINRNTINWVYTQLKEEGFLLMQKGRRTQIRDSQQVRSLVQKKDLDDIVKTSIETAIEKGFTFDEFVASTFMHHHFFIENPHSARFLFIECKEHDHIFYSEEIKKHTGAHITELFIEDMRDIEEDVLDVKEINGIITTLNHADEVKAHFSRINLPIYTIGATLSPIDLMNIAKLKEGTKVAFICLGDKGGEWMANRVEEAGIQHIVSIAGGISEKRNLGEIIHSVDYIYASEAVYEKLNHLAPEKTSLLPLKLEKTSERILENLK, encoded by the coding sequence ATGAGAACGTATAATACCTTAAGTCTGATCGTCGATTCAGAGTTACCTATTCCGATTAACATCCAACTAAAAGAACAAATTAAATTTTTAATTAAAATGGAATATGTACTTCCCGGAGATTATCTACCCACCGTAAACCAGTTAGCTGACCAACTAACGATTAACCGAAATACAATTAACTGGGTTTATACTCAGCTCAAAGAAGAGGGCTTCCTTTTAATGCAAAAAGGCCGGAGGACACAAATTAGGGATTCACAACAAGTGAGAAGCTTAGTTCAGAAGAAAGACTTAGATGACATCGTTAAAACATCGATCGAGACCGCGATTGAGAAAGGGTTTACGTTCGATGAGTTCGTGGCCTCCACATTTATGCATCATCACTTCTTTATAGAAAATCCCCATTCAGCTCGTTTCTTATTTATCGAATGTAAAGAGCATGATCATATTTTTTATTCAGAAGAAATAAAGAAGCATACAGGGGCTCATATCACAGAACTCTTCATCGAAGATATGAGAGATATCGAGGAGGATGTTCTTGATGTTAAGGAGATCAACGGGATCATCACCACTTTAAACCACGCAGATGAGGTTAAAGCCCATTTTAGTAGAATCAACCTACCGATTTATACGATCGGCGCAACATTATCACCAATTGATCTGATGAATATCGCGAAATTAAAGGAAGGAACAAAAGTTGCGTTTATCTGTCTTGGAGATAAAGGTGGAGAGTGGATGGCAAATAGGGTGGAAGAAGCAGGTATTCAACATATTGTGAGTATTGCAGGGGGGATTTCCGAAAAGAGGAACCTAGGGGAAATCATTCATTCAGTTGATTATATCTATGCTTCAGAGGCTGTTTATGAAAAGCTAAATCATCTCGCTCCGGAAAAGACAAGTTTACTGCCTTTAAAACTAGAAAAAACAAGTGAACGAATTCTAGAAAATCTAAAATAA
- a CDS encoding ABC transporter substrate-binding protein, which translates to MKKNVILIFILSAVIVLLLAGCQTEQSGAEQSSNEGNKGDVQGIKDEVIKASDPSKSPQNATNRKDTVVVALQEPGGIFTPYFYSNGYDGNVTSAIFPPLVDIDKEGKPTPGLAENWDISDDELTYTYHLRKGLKFDNGTPLTADDVAFTLTLLHDPAYDGGTDILEAKVKGGKEYKEGSSKEIGGIKVIDPQTIEITTEEVNARALRLLGGQVLSKEYYGKDYKYGNLDYIKDLYSKPVGAGPYKFDKYIPGQEVRYKANEYYYGGKPEVENFIYKTTEGDGLQFFETGEIDYSGFPANNDNFETLKSLGFANINLYTSSAYSYLTFNHEKPFFKDKKVRQAFIYGLNRQSILDTTYQGYAQVANEPVSPTSWAYTDDINPYEYDPEKAKELLDEAGWKEGSDGIREKDGTRLTIRYFTSKTPLSDVLIPIAKENYKEIGIELEAEQMDFNALLSRVEKGDHDLASFSTPMLTDPYNGVVDFHSEKPDAVTGYKNGKVNQLIDESISTNDIKKRTEKYHELYKELSDDPPYIFLGYTKILSAHNARIEGFEPNGYRGITPNLPKLIIK; encoded by the coding sequence ATGAAGAAGAATGTAATACTTATTTTTATACTTTCTGCCGTCATTGTATTACTTTTGGCAGGGTGCCAAACAGAACAGTCTGGAGCAGAACAAAGCAGCAATGAAGGAAATAAAGGTGATGTACAAGGTATTAAAGACGAGGTGATTAAAGCTTCTGATCCTTCAAAATCTCCGCAAAATGCAACAAACCGCAAAGATACGGTAGTTGTAGCTCTTCAAGAGCCAGGCGGTATTTTCACACCTTATTTTTACTCGAATGGCTACGATGGTAATGTGACATCTGCTATATTTCCGCCACTTGTAGACATTGATAAAGAAGGAAAGCCAACCCCTGGTCTTGCCGAGAACTGGGACATATCAGACGATGAGTTAACATATACATACCATTTACGAAAAGGTCTGAAATTTGACAACGGGACTCCATTAACTGCCGATGATGTAGCTTTTACTCTTACTCTTTTGCATGATCCGGCATATGACGGTGGAACGGATATTTTAGAAGCGAAAGTTAAAGGCGGGAAAGAATACAAGGAAGGCTCCTCTAAAGAGATTGGAGGCATTAAAGTCATTGATCCGCAAACGATTGAGATCACTACAGAAGAAGTGAATGCGAGAGCACTTCGTTTGCTTGGTGGCCAGGTTCTTTCAAAAGAATACTATGGCAAGGACTATAAATACGGGAACTTAGATTATATTAAGGATCTTTATTCGAAGCCGGTTGGCGCCGGTCCGTATAAATTCGATAAATACATTCCTGGTCAAGAGGTTCGGTATAAAGCAAATGAATACTATTATGGCGGAAAGCCTGAGGTTGAGAACTTTATATACAAAACAACTGAAGGCGATGGATTACAGTTTTTTGAAACAGGAGAAATTGACTATAGTGGTTTTCCTGCAAATAATGACAATTTTGAAACACTGAAAAGCTTGGGTTTTGCAAATATAAATCTATATACTTCAAGTGCATATAGCTACTTGACATTCAACCATGAAAAACCATTTTTCAAAGACAAGAAAGTGAGACAGGCTTTTATTTACGGGCTAAATCGCCAATCCATTCTCGATACTACATATCAAGGCTACGCGCAGGTAGCGAATGAACCCGTATCTCCTACATCATGGGCTTATACAGATGACATAAATCCATATGAATATGATCCTGAAAAAGCAAAAGAATTGTTGGATGAAGCAGGGTGGAAAGAGGGGTCTGATGGCATACGTGAAAAAGATGGTACAAGGTTGACGATACGCTATTTCACCTCAAAAACGCCATTATCTGATGTTTTGATTCCAATTGCTAAAGAGAATTATAAAGAAATTGGTATTGAACTAGAGGCTGAGCAGATGGATTTCAATGCACTATTGTCAAGAGTTGAAAAAGGCGATCATGATCTTGCGTCCTTCTCAACTCCAATGCTGACTGATCCATATAATGGAGTTGTCGATTTCCATTCCGAAAAGCCGGACGCTGTTACTGGTTACAAAAACGGAAAAGTTAATCAGTTAATTGATGAAAGCATTAGTACGAATGATATCAAGAAACGCACCGAAAAGTATCATGAGCTGTATAAAGAATTAAGCGATGATCCGCCTTATATTTTCCTGGGATATACTAAAATTCTTTCGGCCCATAATGCGAGAATTGAAGGCTTTGAACCGAACGGATACCGGGGAATTACCCCAAATCTTCCGAAATTGATAATAAAATAA
- a CDS encoding Lrp/AsnC family transcriptional regulator, translating into RMVDMIDHIDMEIIRCLQSNSRMQWKQIGQLVHLSGVAVANRIQRLEEIGVIEGYTVRLNEKLLGTFTVFLLSFR; encoded by the coding sequence AAGGATGGTTGACATGATTGATCACATCGATATGGAGATCATACGCTGTTTACAAAGCAACTCAAGAATGCAATGGAAACAGATCGGGCAGCTTGTCCATCTGTCTGGTGTGGCCGTAGCCAATCGAATTCAGCGTTTGGAGGAGATCGGGGTCATAGAAGGGTATACGGTCCGGCTGAACGAAAAATTGCTGGGAACATTTACTGTATTTTTATTATCGTTCAGATGA
- a CDS encoding pyridoxamine 5'-phosphate oxidase family protein: MEMGFHCGELKAQKRAGVRLPDDFANKMYKNFVPKTALGFLQQQPIVFLASIDSSGRVWASIIHGEPGFVDLEDERKLVIAGYTPPEDPLLKNVYDNGHIGALFMDFSNRRRLRVNGKATFDHDKLVICSEQVYGNCPKYITTRSFQSNMNNEKPVVTTFLTNQLNVDQMQWIETSDAFFIASTNNEKELDASHRGGNPGFVKVLNENSLFFPDYFGNNMFNTLGNIEVNAHVGLIFIDFKTRKTMQMTGRAKVLWEEGASIDFPGAERMVFLEIDNVIESNNVLSYTAELLELSPFNPK, translated from the coding sequence ATGGAGATGGGGTTTCATTGTGGAGAGTTGAAAGCTCAGAAACGAGCTGGCGTTAGGCTGCCTGATGATTTCGCTAACAAGATGTACAAAAACTTTGTTCCGAAAACGGCACTAGGTTTCTTGCAACAACAACCCATTGTTTTTTTAGCTTCCATTGACAGCAGTGGTCGTGTTTGGGCGTCCATCATTCATGGAGAACCTGGATTTGTCGATTTGGAGGATGAAAGAAAATTAGTGATTGCAGGGTATACTCCTCCTGAAGATCCTTTGTTGAAGAACGTCTATGACAATGGCCATATAGGAGCTCTATTCATGGACTTTTCAAATCGACGTCGTCTGAGAGTAAATGGGAAAGCTACATTTGATCATGATAAGCTTGTCATTTGCTCTGAACAAGTGTACGGAAATTGCCCAAAGTATATTACGACCCGTTCATTTCAATCGAATATGAATAACGAAAAGCCTGTTGTTACTACATTCTTGACGAATCAGCTCAATGTTGACCAAATGCAATGGATCGAAACCTCAGATGCTTTTTTTATTGCAAGCACGAATAACGAAAAAGAACTGGACGCGTCCCATCGCGGAGGAAATCCTGGCTTTGTTAAGGTATTGAACGAAAACAGTCTGTTTTTCCCTGATTATTTTGGGAACAACATGTTTAATACGTTGGGGAATATAGAGGTCAATGCTCATGTCGGTCTGATCTTTATCGATTTTAAAACTCGGAAGACGATGCAGATGACAGGCAGAGCGAAGGTTCTATGGGAAGAAGGTGCCTCAATAGATTTTCCAGGAGCTGAGAGGATGGTATTTCTCGAGATTGATAACGTTATAGAAAGCAACAACGTTTTAAGCTATACGGCAGAGCTTTTAGAGCTCTCCCCATTTAATCCAAAATAA
- a CDS encoding MetQ/NlpA family ABC transporter substrate-binding protein has protein sequence MGRHIYKKNAFILIVGLLVLSLAACGIGGSSDEKTIRVGTSPGPYSELFISAIKPILEKEGYTVKLTNFSDLLQADIALSEGNIDLNVDQHTAYLTNFNVEKQANLTPIVHIPTVRAGIFSNKHNTIDQVQDGAKVAIPQDPSNAGRAYLLLQKAGWIKLKPGVTPLTATQKDIISNPKHLNITTMDSAQIPRAMDDIDFGILPGSIVYASHIDPKKSLLSESLIKDLELVATVDKKNINTKWAKAVVEAYKSEDFKKYLAEHNKNDYWYVPSDLK, from the coding sequence ATGGGAAGACATATATACAAGAAGAATGCGTTCATACTTATTGTTGGGTTGCTGGTGCTCAGCTTAGCCGCCTGCGGCATTGGAGGTTCATCTGATGAAAAAACAATTCGGGTGGGAACCTCGCCAGGACCATACAGTGAACTTTTTATATCGGCGATAAAGCCTATTCTTGAGAAAGAAGGCTACACCGTCAAATTGACCAACTTTTCTGATCTCCTTCAGGCAGATATAGCTTTAAGCGAAGGAAATATCGATTTGAATGTTGACCAGCATACGGCATATCTTACAAACTTTAACGTGGAAAAGCAGGCAAACCTTACGCCTATTGTTCATATTCCAACGGTAAGGGCCGGTATTTTCTCTAACAAACATAATACCATCGATCAAGTACAGGACGGTGCAAAAGTGGCTATTCCACAGGATCCATCCAACGCAGGACGCGCGTATCTACTGTTGCAGAAAGCGGGATGGATTAAACTGAAACCGGGTGTTACTCCGCTGACAGCAACACAGAAAGACATCATCTCTAATCCGAAACATTTAAATATCACAACCATGGATTCCGCCCAGATCCCGCGTGCCATGGATGACATCGACTTTGGCATCCTGCCCGGCAGCATCGTCTACGCATCTCACATTGATCCGAAAAAATCGCTGCTGTCTGAATCCCTCATCAAGGATCTGGAGCTGGTCGCCACGGTGGACAAGAAAAACATAAACACTAAGTGGGCGAAAGCCGTTGTCGAAGCCTACAAATCGGAAGACTTTAAAAAATACCTTGCGGAACACAACAAAAATGATTATTGGTATGTCCCCAGTGACCTGAAATAA
- a CDS encoding Lrp/AsnC ligand binding domain-containing protein — protein MKDYRHTKFQEFIQERDEIKEAHRVSGEPCFILKAQVPDQNQLSKLLDEILVYGHYKINISIGQYK, from the coding sequence ATGAAGGATTATAGGCATACGAAGTTCCAGGAATTTATTCAGGAGCGAGATGAAATTAAAGAAGCTCACCGTGTCAGCGGGGAGCCGTGTTTTATTTTAAAAGCCCAGGTACCTGACCAAAATCAGCTGTCCAAGCTGTTGGATGAGATTCTGGTCTACGGCCATTATAAAATCAATATTTCCATTGGGCAGTATAAATGA